The segment CCCTTTCATCGAAGTACTCTGAGGTTGCAGGGCTATGCCAGACGGTGATTCACACATAGATGAAGATGAACTGGAAAGAATGCTGGAGGAACAGTCAAAGCTCAAGGAAAAGCCCAAGCACAGAGGCTACGGCGACTATGAGAGAAGAGGCATCTACAGGGGCCCTGATGTAAAGAACGAATCAAAGGATTGAAAGACGGTCTCCAGCCGTCCTCAATCTCGTCCTTCCAGCCTGTTATCAACGACCTTCTTCCCGCGTTCAGCCGGGATGATCTTCAGTTCCCCGCCAGCGAACTCTTTTTTGAGGGGATCGGTCGAAGCTATCCTGTCAAGGGTCACAGCCACTGCAGCGACCTCCGAATGGGGCTGGTTCCCTACCGCAACATTCCAGTCAGCCATTTCGTATATCTCGAAGGGTACTTTCTCGGCTCCCACGACTATCAGGAGCTTCTCACACTGCCCAATATCGCTGGCTGCGTCAGGAAGGTTGACCCCGTACATGGACAGGTGACATACCTTGCCACCTTCTTCCTTCCATTTTCGTATCTCGGCCTTCCAGTTTACATCGTTCCTGACGTAGAATTCCCCACCCCATCTTTTTGCAACGTCCATGATGTTCTCTGCGAGCTTACTGTCATCCGATGCCAGCAGCATGCCCTCGGCCCCGAAGGCCCTTGCAGTAAGCCCGACATGAGTGGTTATCCTCTTATCCCTCACAGGACGATGGCCAAGCCTTAATATAACTATCCTCTTCATCATGCACCCTTTCAGAGTCCCTTGACCTCGTCAACTCTTTCAATGAGCATGCCTTCGACGAAAATTGGCGGGAACTCCCTTGCATATCTTACTGCGTCTGCAAGCTTCTCTTTCTTGTCGGCATAGACGGTGAGCACAGGCTGGCCTTTCGCCACGGATTCACCGCGCTTCTTGTGGATAAGGACACCTGCCCCCTTGTCGTTGGGAGCGCCTGCGAAGCGTGCCAGCTGGACGATCCTCTTGTTATAGAACTCGATGATATACCCGTTGGAGGGTGCCAGGATCTCCGCAGTGTGCTGCCCAACAGCTATATCCCTGTAACTGACATCAGGGTTACCGCCCTGTACCTCGATTATCTCTTTCATCTTTGCCAGGGCCTTGCCGTTCCTAAGCGTTTCGAGAGCAAGCTCCCTTCCCTGGCCACGTGGTGCGGCTCCACCCATCTCAAGCAGCATGCCTGCTATAACGACACTCTTCTCGATGAGGCTGTTGGGACCTTCCATTGTCTCAAGGACCTTCAGGGCCTCCCTGACTTCAAGTGCCGGACCTACTGTCCTTCCCACAGGCGAGGCGCCGTAGGTCAGGGCGCAGTCCACATCCATGCCCAGGCGCTCTCCAAGGCTTATGAGATCCCTCGCAAGCTTGCGCCCGGCCTTCACATCGAGTATCTTGGTGCCGGGACCTATTGGTATATCCATGACGACCTTCTGGGCACCTACAGCGCCCTTTTTGGCCATGATGGAGGCAAGGAGCTGGCAGTGGGGGTCGACTGAAAGCGGGTACTCGATCTTGATAAGCTTGTCGTCGGCAGGCGCAATGTTGGTTCCGCCTCCCCATACGATGACCCCCCCGACCTTTTCCGTCATTTCCTTGATCTGCGTGGCTGTGAAGTCCACCGGCGCCAGGATCTCCATCAGATCTGCAGTGCCTCCGGCCCCGGTTATGGCACGGGAGCTGGTCTTTGGTATGAGCAGGCCGTTGGCCGCGACTATAGGAACAACCAGCAGTGTTATCTTATTCCCTGGAACACCGCCTATCGAGTGCTTGTCCATTATAGGGGAAGTGGAGAACTTTATCTGTTCCCCGGTCTCGATCATAGCCCTTGTAAGCCATTCGGTCTCATCCTCTGAAAGGTCCCTTATATAGGTGGATGTAATGAAAGCGGCAAGCTCAACATCGCTCAGGTTCTCCTCAACTATATCCCTCACAAGGAGGTTCACCTCGTCCCTTTCCAGTTTCTTGCCATCCATCACCTTGCGGACTATATGGGCAGACTTGGGCTTCTCCGCGGGCTCAACATCGACTGTCTCGGTCCATTCCTTGCGGAGCTGTTCCTGTACCTCATGGTAGACGCCTATCATTCCCGGGGCTATCATATCTTCCGTGAAATCCACTATTGCAGTCAAAGTAGCGTGATTACGCACCCTTACCCTGTCACCCTCATAGACGCCAAGCTCCTTGGCATCCAGTGTGTTCATAACGACCTTGTATTTACCGACCTTGATATCAATAGGCTGTACTTTTAACTGCATGGTTCCACCTTTTTTAGTACTGTCAAATGCACTACTAGATAACAACTAAGGGTAAATATGTTTATGGTAGTTGTGCTTAAATATGGAAAATATGATGGAAATGCTTCAAGCAGGCAATGTTCTAAACCTCTGCAGTCACTTCCATCTGACACTTAGAGGATGCTCTGTCCTTACTGGTGCGGAAGAGATTGCTGGTCAAGCAGACCATCCATCTCCAGTGCAGTACGACGTGAATGACTGAGAATGCAACCATGATAATCCCGATCTGTTCATGCATATGAAGCCATTCCCTTCCGTCCAGCCCCAGGTAGCTTATACCCTTGCCTCCGTACATCAGGATCCCTGAAAGACTCACTATAAATGACTGTGCCAATAGTGGGATGTCCACGATATAATTCAGCTTTGACCTGTTCATTCTAAACTCCTGTTTTACTTCTTTATCCTTTGGTTCTCGTTTCAACCCGATTTTAGTTCATGAGTGATGATAAGATCACATACACTGTTGCAGAGGTAGAGGTTGTTCGTTGTGATAGTTTGCAGTGGTTGGTAGTGCTGCATATGTGATCTTAACAATCCCCTGATCCGGAAGTTCAAATAAATAGATGCTTACAAAAAATTGAGCCTCAAACAAACTTAGTATGACTAATGAAGGTTTAGTGAACCTTTGATTGCCTGAGAAAGCTTTACATAACAGATAATGATGCCGAAGCCTCAGTGCAACCACTGTACTTAAAAACAATCAGTAGTGATACGTTTCTATGAATTATTTCATGCAGACAGCCATAGATGAAGCCCGGCACGGGATGGACCATAATCACGGCGGACCCTTCGGTGCGGTGATAGTAAAGGACGGTGAGATCATCTCCAGAGCCCATAACGAAGTACTCAGGACAAACGACCCCACGGCCCATGCGGAGATACTGGCCATAAGGCAGGCTTCTGAGCTGCTTGACAGGTTCGACCTGTCAGATTGCGAGATATACACCACCTCGGAGCCCTGTCCCATGTGTCTTGCCGCTATTTACTGGGCGCGCATCAGGACAGTCTATTTCGGCTCCGGCAAGGAAGATGTTGCACGCATAGGATTTGATGACAGCCGTTTCTATGAGATAATCAGGAGTGGGAATGGTTCGGAGCTCAGCCGTATCAACATCGAAAAAGAAAAATGCCTGGAGCTGCTTAAGCGCTGGGAAAAGAAACCGGACAAGCAGATGTACTGAAAAGTAAGGGGAAACATCAAGTATATTAAGTAACTTTGTTT is part of the Methanolobus chelungpuianus genome and harbors:
- a CDS encoding DUF4405 domain-containing protein, producing MNRSKLNYIVDIPLLAQSFIVSLSGILMYGGKGISYLGLDGREWLHMHEQIGIIMVAFSVIHVVLHWRWMVCLTSNLFRTSKDRASSKCQMEVTAEV
- a CDS encoding nucleoside deaminase; amino-acid sequence: MNYFMQTAIDEARHGMDHNHGGPFGAVIVKDGEIISRAHNEVLRTNDPTAHAEILAIRQASELLDRFDLSDCEIYTTSEPCPMCLAAIYWARIRTVYFGSGKEDVARIGFDDSRFYEIIRSGNGSELSRINIEKEKCLELLKRWEKKPDKQMY
- a CDS encoding AMP phosphorylase; the protein is MQLKVQPIDIKVGKYKVVMNTLDAKELGVYEGDRVRVRNHATLTAIVDFTEDMIAPGMIGVYHEVQEQLRKEWTETVDVEPAEKPKSAHIVRKVMDGKKLERDEVNLLVRDIVEENLSDVELAAFITSTYIRDLSEDETEWLTRAMIETGEQIKFSTSPIMDKHSIGGVPGNKITLLVVPIVAANGLLIPKTSSRAITGAGGTADLMEILAPVDFTATQIKEMTEKVGGVIVWGGGTNIAPADDKLIKIEYPLSVDPHCQLLASIMAKKGAVGAQKVVMDIPIGPGTKILDVKAGRKLARDLISLGERLGMDVDCALTYGASPVGRTVGPALEVREALKVLETMEGPNSLIEKSVVIAGMLLEMGGAAPRGQGRELALETLRNGKALAKMKEIIEVQGGNPDVSYRDIAVGQHTAEILAPSNGYIIEFYNKRIVQLARFAGAPNDKGAGVLIHKKRGESVAKGQPVLTVYADKKEKLADAVRYAREFPPIFVEGMLIERVDEVKGL
- a CDS encoding tRNA (cytidine(56)-2'-O)-methyltransferase, with amino-acid sequence MKRIVILRLGHRPVRDKRITTHVGLTARAFGAEGMLLASDDSKLAENIMDVAKRWGGEFYVRNDVNWKAEIRKWKEEGGKVCHLSMYGVNLPDAASDIGQCEKLLIVVGAEKVPFEIYEMADWNVAVGNQPHSEVAAVAVTLDRIASTDPLKKEFAGGELKIIPAERGKKVVDNRLEGRD